A portion of the Bacillus oleivorans genome contains these proteins:
- a CDS encoding NUDIX domain-containing protein has product MASIFAKWGEHLVKLTWIPQMKITELTKVTSVHAVCMLDGYVMLVHIKNRGFNYPGGHVEPGEELEKAVLREAYEEGYVIGSIQYIGAIEVSHEENPAFDPNGKYPLIGYQAFYRMDITECHPFLRKHESVTRIWVETSEVQYVIHDHELSQFILAEALTLNMDKGVI; this is encoded by the coding sequence ATGGCAAGTATTTTTGCTAAATGGGGAGAACATCTTGTAAAGCTAACTTGGATTCCTCAAATGAAAATAACGGAATTAACAAAAGTAACAAGTGTCCATGCAGTTTGTATGCTTGATGGTTATGTTATGTTAGTTCACATAAAAAATAGAGGATTTAATTATCCTGGCGGACATGTGGAACCTGGAGAGGAATTAGAAAAAGCCGTACTTCGTGAAGCATATGAAGAAGGATATGTTATAGGGTCTATCCAATATATTGGTGCTATTGAAGTAAGTCACGAGGAAAACCCTGCATTTGATCCTAATGGAAAATATCCTTTAATTGGCTATCAGGCGTTTTACCGAATGGATATCACAGAGTGTCACCCTTTTCTGCGGAAACATGAATCGGTTACGAGAATATGGGTAGAAACGAGTGAAGTCCAATATGTGATTCATGACCACGAACTTTCACAATTTATTTTAGCTGAAGCTTTAACTCTAAACATGGACAAGGGGGTAATTTAA
- a CDS encoding Type 1 glutamine amidotransferase-like domain-containing protein: protein MRQIIALGGGGFSMEPENPLLDTYILKQSKKENPKICFLPTASGDSEDYISRFYSFFNKQQCLPFHLSLFRPPTRDIESFILEKDIIYIGGGNTKNLLALWKEWGLDNILKKAWNQGIVLAGISAGSLCWFEEGITDSFGDKLEPITCLGFLKGSNCPHYDGEMERRPAYQNFIKSKQIQSGIAADDGVAIHYNDQEIFKIVGSRPHANAYRVYLQDGVKEDVLKPEYLGVS from the coding sequence GTGAGACAAATCATTGCACTGGGCGGCGGCGGTTTTTCAATGGAACCGGAAAACCCATTATTAGATACATATATTTTAAAGCAATCCAAAAAGGAAAACCCAAAAATATGTTTTCTCCCGACAGCAAGCGGGGATTCAGAAGATTACATATCGAGGTTTTATTCTTTTTTTAATAAACAACAGTGTCTGCCATTTCACTTATCATTATTTAGACCTCCGACGAGAGATATAGAAAGTTTTATCTTAGAGAAGGATATTATCTATATTGGTGGAGGTAACACCAAAAATTTGCTTGCTTTATGGAAGGAATGGGGTTTAGATAATATCTTAAAAAAGGCATGGAATCAAGGAATTGTATTAGCTGGAATAAGTGCAGGTTCTCTTTGCTGGTTTGAAGAAGGGATAACTGATTCGTTTGGTGATAAGCTGGAACCTATTACTTGCTTAGGCTTCTTAAAGGGTAGTAACTGTCCTCATTATGACGGAGAAATGGAAAGAAGACCAGCCTATCAAAACTTTATTAAGTCTAAACAAATACAATCTGGAATTGCTGCTGATGATGGTGTTGCCATTCATTATAATGATCAGGAAATCTTTAAGATTGTTGGTTCAAGACCACATGCAAACGCTTATCGGGTTTACTTACAGGATGGGGTCAAGGAGGATGTACTAAAGCCTGAATATTTAGGAGTTTCTTAA
- a CDS encoding antibiotic biosynthesis monooxygenase family protein, translated as MGKITMTPEPPYYAVIFSSERTEGDKGYEKMSEKMVELAAQQKGFLGLESARDPDLGITVSYWESLEAIKNWKEHTIHKLAQERGKSEWYQSYSLRVCKVERQSFFEI; from the coding sequence ATGGGGAAAATTACTATGACACCTGAACCGCCTTATTATGCTGTGATTTTTTCGTCTGAACGTACTGAAGGAGACAAAGGGTATGAGAAAATGTCAGAAAAAATGGTTGAACTTGCAGCACAGCAAAAAGGGTTCCTGGGATTGGAAAGTGCCCGTGATCCCGATCTGGGAATTACAGTTTCCTATTGGGAGTCATTAGAAGCTATCAAGAATTGGAAGGAACACACGATTCATAAATTAGCCCAGGAAAGAGGAAAGTCAGAGTGGTATCAAAGTTATTCTTTAAGGGTTTGTAAAGTGGAGAGGCAATCATTTTTTGAAATATAA
- a CDS encoding VOC family protein, whose translation MILGINSYIVTNGNGQEAVKFYENALDAQVLSLQTFGDIPEDPNYPTPAEAKDRILHAHLKVGNTDLMLSDTFPGQPFIIGDQVTIAVSVSTPEKSKEVFEKLSVDGQIIMELQQTFWSPLYGQVKDKFGVTWQVSTLTQE comes from the coding sequence ATGATACTAGGAATCAATTCATATATCGTTACAAACGGTAATGGTCAGGAAGCTGTAAAATTTTATGAAAATGCGCTGGATGCACAAGTACTAAGTTTACAAACATTCGGTGATATTCCAGAAGACCCTAACTATCCAACACCAGCAGAAGCGAAAGATCGTATTTTACATGCCCATTTAAAAGTCGGAAATACAGACCTAATGCTTTCCGACACGTTTCCTGGTCAGCCCTTTATAATAGGCGATCAAGTAACAATCGCGGTTTCAGTAAGCACTCCTGAAAAATCCAAAGAAGTATTTGAGAAATTGTCTGTCGACGGTCAAATAATCATGGAACTTCAGCAAACTTTTTGGAGTCCGCTATATGGACAGGTAAAAGATAAATTTGGAGTTACCTGGCAAGTATCAACACTAACCCAAGAATAA
- a CDS encoding DJ-1/PfpI family protein has product MSKKVLILAGDAVEALEVFYPYYRLLEEGFDVTIAAPQKKKLQTVVHDFTGWGTYEEKLGYLLEANAAFSEVDPTEYEGLVIPGGRAPEYIRLDKDVQAIVKHFFEENKPIAAICHASLIFETIPEVLKGRTLTAYIACKPGVEIAGGTYVTESTSYVDGNLVSAHAWPDLPSFMREFMQLIKNESLASV; this is encoded by the coding sequence ATGAGTAAAAAAGTATTGATTCTCGCAGGCGATGCAGTTGAGGCTTTAGAGGTGTTTTATCCGTATTACCGCTTACTTGAGGAAGGCTTTGACGTCACCATTGCGGCACCGCAGAAAAAGAAATTACAAACGGTAGTTCATGATTTCACCGGATGGGGTACATACGAGGAAAAGTTAGGGTATTTGCTTGAAGCAAATGCTGCCTTTAGTGAAGTGGATCCAACTGAATATGAAGGTCTTGTAATCCCAGGCGGTCGTGCTCCAGAGTACATCCGACTGGATAAAGATGTTCAAGCGATTGTAAAGCACTTCTTTGAAGAAAACAAACCAATCGCTGCGATTTGCCATGCATCACTCATTTTCGAAACCATTCCTGAAGTATTAAAAGGAAGAACATTAACTGCATATATCGCATGCAAACCAGGTGTAGAAATAGCAGGTGGCACATATGTGACTGAAAGCACATCTTATGTGGATGGAAATCTCGTATCTGCTCATGCATGGCCAGACCTTCCGTCATTTATGCGCGAGTTTATGCAATTAATCAAAAATGAAAGCCTTGCTAGTGTTTGA
- a CDS encoding STAS domain-containing protein, whose protein sequence is MELNSKTNIGGNHICWDLEKGLFEFEEQDAVLFWISTAMKTFLDTIEEISGQEASDLVFETAGFRQGLVVGKFFEQKKNLSTTEIAQSLTNTYASAGWGRFQFHDLNYKTKTLTAHLKDSWEHKINVAQGKKKGTNFLPAHFAGVFTGLLGTNIWYKVLQYQLDDKEYSIIQYFPSSINVSDNIHQLARKKESEQIAQLEALVEEKTKELKDLVKKISSPIIPVLEKIVVVPLIGTYDEERTEELIAKILDKLPSYNANNLILDLTGLDQDINEHTVSTIEKVNSTACLIGIETILVGISPQLSMVISQSNINLTQLNCFQTLQHGIHYALAQRGRRII, encoded by the coding sequence GTGGAATTAAATTCAAAAACGAATATTGGCGGAAATCATATTTGCTGGGATTTGGAAAAAGGACTATTTGAGTTTGAAGAGCAGGATGCAGTACTGTTCTGGATATCTACTGCAATGAAAACCTTCTTAGATACGATCGAGGAAATCTCGGGTCAAGAAGCCTCAGACTTAGTATTCGAGACTGCAGGATTTCGTCAAGGTCTAGTTGTAGGAAAATTCTTTGAGCAAAAAAAGAATTTAAGTACCACTGAAATTGCACAATCCCTCACAAATACATACGCTTCAGCTGGTTGGGGCCGGTTTCAATTTCATGACTTAAATTATAAGACGAAAACACTTACAGCGCATCTTAAAGACAGTTGGGAACATAAAATTAACGTTGCTCAAGGTAAGAAAAAGGGAACCAACTTTCTTCCGGCTCATTTTGCTGGGGTATTTACAGGATTACTAGGTACAAACATATGGTATAAAGTTTTGCAATATCAGCTTGATGACAAAGAATATAGTATTATCCAATACTTCCCATCTTCTATTAATGTTTCTGATAATATTCATCAGTTAGCAAGAAAGAAAGAATCAGAACAAATCGCACAATTAGAAGCCCTTGTGGAAGAAAAAACAAAGGAATTAAAAGATCTGGTCAAGAAAATTTCATCACCTATTATCCCGGTCCTTGAAAAGATCGTTGTCGTTCCATTGATCGGTACCTACGACGAGGAACGAACGGAAGAACTTATTGCCAAAATATTAGATAAGTTGCCATCTTATAATGCAAATAATCTTATCCTTGATTTAACGGGGTTAGACCAAGATATTAATGAGCATACGGTATCCACAATTGAAAAAGTGAATTCTACTGCTTGTCTAATTGGAATAGAAACGATTCTTGTTGGCATTTCTCCTCAACTGAGCATGGTTATCTCTCAATCAAACATAAATTTAACTCAGTTGAACTGTTTTCAGACGCTGCAGCACGGAATTCATTATGCCCTAGCACAAAGAGGGAGACGGATTATTTAA
- the guaC gene encoding GMP reductase, whose protein sequence is MENVFDYEDIQLIPAKCIVNSRSECDTSVTLGGRTFKLPVVPANMQTIIDEKIAIYLAENGYFYIMHRFHPEKRVDFIKDMHGRGLYASISVGVKADEYDFIQHLADEKLTPEYITIDIAHGHSNAVIEMIKHIKKLLPESFVIAGNVGTPEAVRELEYAGADATKVGIGPGKVCITKIKTGFGTGGWQLAALRWCAKAASKPIIADGGIRTHGDIAKSIRFGATMVMIGSLFAGHEESPGETVERDGKLYKEYFGSASEYQKGERKNVEGKKIFVEHRGSLQDTLTEMEQDLQSSISYAGGNKLDALRNVDYVVVKNSIFNGDRVY, encoded by the coding sequence ATGGAAAATGTGTTTGATTATGAAGATATTCAATTAATTCCGGCTAAATGTATTGTTAATAGCCGTTCTGAATGTGATACAAGTGTAACATTAGGCGGGCGTACTTTTAAGTTGCCTGTAGTACCCGCCAATATGCAAACGATTATCGACGAAAAAATCGCGATTTACTTGGCTGAAAATGGTTACTTCTATATTATGCATCGCTTCCATCCAGAGAAGCGTGTTGATTTTATTAAAGATATGCATGGCCGTGGGCTATATGCATCTATAAGTGTTGGTGTTAAAGCAGATGAATATGATTTCATTCAGCATTTGGCCGATGAGAAGCTAACACCAGAATATATTACAATCGATATTGCACATGGTCATTCAAATGCTGTCATCGAAATGATTAAACATATTAAAAAACTATTGCCTGAGAGTTTTGTTATTGCTGGAAATGTTGGTACTCCAGAGGCTGTAAGAGAATTAGAATATGCCGGAGCAGATGCGACAAAAGTAGGAATTGGACCTGGAAAGGTATGTATAACTAAGATTAAAACTGGATTCGGAACTGGCGGTTGGCAATTAGCTGCTTTGCGCTGGTGTGCAAAAGCTGCAAGCAAGCCGATCATAGCAGACGGGGGAATCCGTACACATGGAGACATTGCGAAATCCATCAGATTCGGTGCAACAATGGTTATGATTGGATCCTTATTTGCGGGACATGAAGAATCTCCAGGAGAAACGGTCGAAAGAGATGGAAAACTTTACAAAGAATACTTCGGTTCCGCATCTGAGTATCAAAAAGGCGAAAGAAAAAATGTAGAAGGCAAAAAAATATTTGTTGAGCATAGAGGATCGCTGCAAGATACATTAACAGAAATGGAACAAGACCTGCAATCTTCTATCTCTTATGCAGGCGGAAACAAACTAGATGCCCTTCGAAACGTAGACTATGTAGTCGTTAAAAACTCTATTTTCAATGGGGACAGAGTATACTAA
- a CDS encoding sporulation histidine kinase inhibitor Sda: MTVKTLSDEQLVSIYLKAIEYKTDQSFRNLLFEEITTRSIQHLISIHFYYNHRKTIAT; the protein is encoded by the coding sequence ATGACAGTCAAAACATTGTCTGATGAGCAATTGGTATCTATATATTTAAAAGCAATAGAATATAAAACAGACCAATCCTTCAGAAATTTGCTTTTTGAAGAAATTACAACAAGAAGTATACAACATTTAATATCCATACACTTCTATTATAATCATCGAAAAACTATAGCCACGTAA
- a CDS encoding DMT family transporter has protein sequence MDIQRRWPGFILVTLGASFWGVGGTVAQRLFHEANISVEWLVSIRLLVAGVLMLLFAFFLQDRKQIFKIWADRKTAFQLVIFGLLGMLAVQYTYMASINLGNAAVATLLQYLAPVFILLYLVLAKVNKLKTRDIIAVILALSGTFLLLTNGSAGTLAVPTSSILWGILSGVALAFYTLYAGRLLQRWGSLNIIGWAMIIGGIGMSIIHPPWQFETSNWTIETYFYLSFVILFGTMLAFWFYLESLKYLKPQETSLLGTLEPLAAIVSSVLWLKISFGMYQLVGTCLILSMILYLSVSKEKKKSISEDRSVLKGIV, from the coding sequence TTGGATATACAGCGAAGGTGGCCAGGATTTATTTTAGTTACTCTAGGTGCAAGTTTTTGGGGAGTAGGCGGAACCGTTGCACAGCGATTGTTTCACGAAGCAAATATATCGGTGGAGTGGCTGGTTTCCATTCGATTGTTAGTGGCCGGGGTATTAATGCTTCTTTTCGCCTTTTTCCTTCAAGATCGAAAGCAAATTTTTAAAATATGGGCAGATAGAAAGACTGCCTTTCAATTAGTTATTTTCGGTTTGCTCGGGATGCTGGCGGTTCAGTATACGTATATGGCCTCCATTAATTTAGGAAATGCTGCGGTAGCCACATTGTTACAATATTTAGCACCTGTTTTTATTTTGTTATATTTAGTATTAGCTAAGGTAAATAAATTAAAAACAAGGGATATTATAGCCGTTATTCTCGCTTTATCAGGAACATTCTTATTGTTAACGAATGGCTCAGCTGGAACATTAGCTGTTCCTACCTCTTCTATACTATGGGGTATTCTCTCAGGGGTTGCCTTGGCGTTTTATACACTGTATGCAGGTAGATTGCTGCAAAGATGGGGCTCGCTGAATATAATCGGTTGGGCAATGATTATTGGCGGGATTGGGATGAGCATCATTCATCCACCCTGGCAATTTGAGACAAGCAACTGGACAATAGAGACATATTTTTACCTAAGCTTTGTTATTTTATTTGGAACGATGCTCGCATTTTGGTTCTACCTTGAAAGTCTCAAGTATTTAAAGCCACAAGAAACTAGTTTATTAGGAACATTAGAACCGCTAGCTGCCATTGTTTCCTCTGTTTTATGGCTGAAGATTTCCTTTGGTATGTATCAATTGGTCGGTACATGTCTGATTCTATCAATGATTCTTTATCTTTCTGTTAGCAAGGAAAAAAAGAAATCGATTAGTGAAGATCGTTCTGTATTAAAAGGTATCGTTTAA
- a CDS encoding DinB family protein: MIDYRIRENKGYFENMGVLVSMLEHSRAVTLQDISNLSQSDLDYLPEGSSNTIGALLLHIASIEFVHQIITFENRDINDQERSKWGTALELGDKARDEIKGLSLDYYLDVISTTREMTLSLLASKDDNWLFEEKKWDNGIPYNHYWMWFHVMEDEINHRGQIRAIKRHLINNR; this comes from the coding sequence TTGATTGATTATCGAATAAGAGAAAACAAAGGTTATTTTGAAAATATGGGTGTTCTTGTGTCAATGCTTGAGCACTCAAGAGCGGTAACTTTACAAGATATTTCTAATTTAAGCCAGTCAGATTTGGATTATTTGCCAGAAGGAAGTTCTAACACTATTGGTGCTTTGTTATTACATATTGCTTCGATCGAATTTGTACATCAAATTATTACATTTGAAAATAGGGATATTAATGATCAAGAGCGTTCGAAGTGGGGAACCGCATTGGAATTGGGAGATAAAGCCAGAGATGAGATTAAGGGTTTATCTCTTGATTATTATTTAGATGTTATATCAACAACTAGGGAGATGACACTGTCATTATTAGCATCTAAAGATGATAATTGGCTGTTTGAAGAAAAGAAATGGGACAATGGAATTCCATATAATCATTACTGGATGTGGTTTCACGTAATGGAAGATGAAATAAATCACCGCGGACAAATTAGAGCAATAAAAAGGCATCTCATAAATAATAGATAG
- a CDS encoding phosphotransferase family protein, whose protein sequence is MTTQNMKIQFEQIVKKLNPENKLLDVWELKGGISAQVTGLAVLQPNGQIKKLIVRQHGDVDYKQNPKIAADEYKLLEILKSYGPPVPKPYYLDQSGEIFTRPYIVMEFIDGTPEMNDMKIKELASILTKIHGLDSSKQDLSFLPKQEINFEKLLNRDTDNTLNQWTIREILRSVFPFPNKNPQVILHGDFWPGNTLWKNGKLVGVIDWEDAALGDPISDLGNGRLEVLFQFGIEAMMDFTKHYKTLMTTYNYTDQPYWDLFAALRLSTFPEWGLDKNTEKTMREKHKWFVTQALEQIN, encoded by the coding sequence ATGACTACACAAAATATGAAAATACAATTTGAACAAATCGTCAAAAAGTTGAACCCTGAAAATAAATTACTTGATGTTTGGGAGTTAAAAGGCGGTATTTCCGCACAAGTTACCGGGTTAGCAGTATTACAACCCAATGGTCAAATCAAGAAATTGATTGTTCGTCAGCATGGGGATGTAGATTATAAACAGAATCCCAAAATCGCAGCCGATGAATACAAGTTATTAGAAATCCTAAAATCTTATGGTCCACCTGTTCCGAAACCTTACTATCTCGATCAGTCCGGTGAAATATTTACAAGACCCTATATCGTGATGGAGTTTATCGATGGGACCCCGGAAATGAATGACATGAAAATAAAAGAGTTAGCGAGCATTCTTACGAAAATTCATGGTCTCGATTCCTCAAAACAAGATTTATCATTTCTGCCGAAACAAGAAATCAATTTTGAAAAATTGTTAAATAGAGATACCGATAATACTCTTAATCAATGGACGATTCGTGAAATATTGAGGTCTGTATTTCCTTTTCCTAATAAGAATCCTCAGGTTATTCTTCATGGAGATTTTTGGCCAGGGAATACGTTGTGGAAGAATGGAAAGCTAGTTGGGGTTATTGATTGGGAAGATGCCGCGCTAGGGGATCCAATATCCGATTTGGGTAATGGGCGCCTAGAAGTTTTATTTCAATTTGGCATAGAAGCGATGATGGATTTTACTAAACATTATAAAACTTTGATGACCACCTACAATTATACAGACCAGCCATATTGGGATTTATTCGCTGCTTTACGCCTTTCAACCTTTCCGGAGTGGGGATTAGATAAGAATACTGAAAAAACGATGAGAGAAAAACATAAATGGTTTGTGACTCAGGCTTTAGAACAAATAAATTAA
- a CDS encoding FAD-dependent oxidoreductase: protein MYDVIIVGGGPAGGSAAIYTSKAGKKTLVLDNDKGVTRRAMLYNHYGVESITGPDLIETGKKQAEKYGAEWVNETAAVIESAGGVHTLKTAEGNTYEAKHVILATGYSIDLAEASGLEVVPGTEPRVKNIIDVDAKGKTSKAGIWAAGTAAGVSVHTIITAGDGAKVAINVISEMNGERYVDHDVLK, encoded by the coding sequence ATGTACGATGTCATTATTGTAGGTGGCGGTCCTGCTGGAGGAAGCGCAGCTATTTACACAAGTAAGGCTGGAAAAAAGACGCTCGTGCTTGATAATGATAAAGGAGTTACTAGACGTGCAATGCTTTATAATCACTACGGGGTTGAATCAATTACAGGGCCAGATTTAATCGAGACTGGTAAAAAACAAGCAGAGAAATATGGAGCAGAATGGGTAAATGAAACAGCTGCTGTCATTGAAAGTGCAGGTGGAGTTCACACTTTAAAAACAGCTGAAGGAAATACATATGAAGCCAAACATGTGATATTGGCTACAGGATATTCCATCGATTTAGCAGAAGCTAGCGGATTAGAGGTTGTTCCCGGTACAGAACCACGCGTTAAAAACATTATTGACGTGGACGCCAAAGGCAAAACAAGTAAAGCAGGAATCTGGGCAGCCGGTACGGCAGCAGGAGTTTCGGTTCATACTATCATCACAGCTGGAGACGGTGCCAAAGTCGCGATTAATGTTATCAGCGAAATGAACGGAGAACGGTACGTCGATCATGATGTATTAAAATAA
- a CDS encoding DUF3231 family protein gives MNKVHITANEIGILWTQYVQGTMTIQLLSFLLLKSEDEEIKAIIQRAIDITKKLVQDIYQLFEEEKLPLPYGFNENDVDLDAPPLFIDPFPLSFIETMFKAGMVAYAVSLAASSREDIRTLFTDAVSDTMQLFNACTETSLNKGIFVHSPQIKVQKEVEFVEGKRYLSPFQKRILNTIEITHLFENIKTNTVGEMVCTAFAQTTQSKEVRNYMERGKNISAKHIQIFSDALRNSDIMPAMPSTVYVTDSSFPVYSDRLMMFFLTVLSATGQGNYSAASTASMRYDLIINYQRLSAEIALFAKDGLDYLIKHGYLEEPPQALDRQEIMKHDKHQS, from the coding sequence GTGAATAAAGTACATATAACAGCCAATGAAATTGGAATCCTTTGGACTCAATATGTTCAAGGAACAATGACCATCCAACTCTTAAGTTTTTTACTTTTAAAGTCTGAAGATGAAGAGATTAAAGCAATCATTCAACGTGCGATAGATATTACAAAAAAGCTCGTTCAAGATATCTACCAGCTTTTTGAGGAAGAAAAGCTCCCTCTTCCTTATGGCTTTAATGAGAATGACGTTGATTTGGATGCACCTCCTCTTTTTATAGATCCTTTTCCATTAAGTTTTATTGAAACGATGTTTAAAGCCGGAATGGTGGCATATGCAGTTTCTCTTGCTGCATCATCTAGAGAAGATATACGCACATTATTTACAGATGCCGTTTCGGATACGATGCAATTATTTAATGCCTGTACAGAAACTTCCTTAAACAAAGGGATATTTGTACATTCCCCACAAATTAAGGTTCAAAAGGAAGTAGAGTTTGTTGAAGGAAAGAGATACTTAAGCCCTTTTCAAAAAAGGATTTTGAATACGATTGAGATCACTCATCTTTTTGAGAACATAAAAACCAATACTGTTGGAGAGATGGTTTGTACAGCTTTTGCTCAAACCACTCAATCTAAAGAAGTTCGAAACTATATGGAACGCGGAAAAAATATATCTGCGAAACACATTCAAATCTTTTCTGATGCTCTAAGGAATTCGGACATTATGCCTGCCATGCCCAGTACTGTCTATGTAACGGATTCGAGTTTTCCTGTCTACTCTGATCGTTTAATGATGTTTTTTCTAACTGTTTTAAGTGCAACTGGTCAAGGAAACTATTCGGCAGCATCAACTGCCAGTATGCGATATGACCTAATAATAAATTATCAGAGACTGTCTGCTGAAATTGCTTTATTTGCCAAAGATGGACTTGACTACTTAATTAAGCATGGCTATTTAGAAGAACCTCCCCAGGCATTGGATCGTCAAGAGATAATGAAACATGACAAACATCAATCTTAA
- a CDS encoding 2Fe-2S iron-sulfur cluster-binding protein, which yields MFQEAEDQTLLDAFQQVGVNSPYSCKVGRCGTFELKIVEGEAEHTDSFLTDEQKAAQNTILTCVSRAKGKCIKIDL from the coding sequence ATGTTTCAAGAAGCAGAGGATCAAACTTTATTAGATGCTTTCCAGCAAGTGGGTGTTAATTCACCTTACTCATGCAAAGTCGGACGCTGCGGAACTTTTGAGCTAAAAATCGTGGAGGGAGAAGCGGAACATACTGATTCTTTCTTAACCGATGAACAAAAAGCAGCTCAAAACACAATACTGACCTGTGTGTCACGGGCAAAAGGGAAATGTATAAAGATTGATTTGTAA
- a CDS encoding (deoxy)nucleoside triphosphate pyrophosphohydrolase: MKKIVNVVAAIIENDQNEILCALRSPKMLIPNKWEFPGGKIEPNENIKAAIKREIYEELGCTIETSHLFHEHTHEYETFIITLFCIKARIVEGEPTTKEHSKLIWLKRENLLSLVWAPADIPAVEKLISEHS, translated from the coding sequence TTGAAAAAAATAGTTAATGTAGTTGCCGCCATTATTGAAAATGACCAGAACGAAATCTTATGTGCCCTTAGATCCCCCAAAATGCTGATTCCGAATAAATGGGAATTTCCAGGCGGGAAAATCGAACCAAACGAAAATATAAAAGCAGCAATAAAAAGGGAAATTTACGAGGAATTGGGATGTACAATCGAGACTAGTCACTTGTTCCACGAACATACGCATGAATACGAGACCTTTATTATTACCCTTTTCTGTATCAAAGCTCGAATTGTAGAAGGTGAACCTACAACAAAAGAACATTCAAAGCTTATTTGGCTTAAAAGGGAGAATTTATTGTCATTGGTTTGGGCGCCAGCTGATATTCCGGCAGTAGAGAAATTAATTAGTGAACATAGTTAA
- a CDS encoding cysteine hydrolase family protein, producing MSIRALINIDYTNDFVAEDGSLTCGKPGRDIESEITQITRDFITNGHYVVFAIDRHEEKDDFHPESKLFPSHNIAGTAGRNLFGEIDRVFHQNKEKENVYWIDKTRYSAFAGTDLEIKLRERNISEVHLVGVCTDICVLHTAVDAYNKGFKIVVHEKAVASFNQAGHEWALGHFKGSLGAEVI from the coding sequence ATGTCAATAAGGGCATTAATCAACATTGATTATACAAATGATTTTGTTGCAGAAGATGGCAGTTTGACATGTGGAAAACCTGGCAGAGATATAGAAAGTGAGATTACACAAATCACTCGAGATTTCATCACAAATGGACATTATGTTGTGTTTGCTATTGATAGACATGAAGAAAAAGATGATTTTCATCCTGAATCAAAACTTTTTCCTTCCCATAATATTGCTGGAACGGCAGGAAGAAATTTATTTGGGGAAATAGATCGAGTTTTTCATCAAAACAAGGAAAAAGAAAATGTGTACTGGATCGATAAAACCAGATACTCGGCATTTGCAGGTACTGATTTAGAGATTAAATTAAGGGAAAGAAATATAAGTGAAGTTCATTTAGTTGGTGTTTGCACGGATATTTGTGTGCTTCATACAGCGGTCGACGCATATAATAAAGGTTTTAAAATCGTCGTTCACGAAAAGGCAGTGGCAAGCTTTAATCAAGCCGGTCATGAATGGGCATTGGGCCATTTTAAAGGTTCCTTAGGGGCAGAAGTGATTTAA